Proteins encoded in a region of the Pigmentiphaga litoralis genome:
- the bcsB gene encoding cellulose biosynthesis cyclic di-GMP-binding regulatory protein BcsB, translating into MLLTTPATVPSALAADAGRTLPPLPAPTTGYTGPASGASAFGGSAFGGSTNAAGSSTTASLPGGSRTYSLSLKQLGALYPLQLRGVEGSSGVPFSIRADEIVTGAKLKLNYAFSPALISELSHIKVLVNDEVAATIPVPKEQGGAAQMREIAIPPRLITEFNRLNLQLVGHYTMECEDPAHSSLWANVSNNSTLELTVSPISLENDLSLLPQPFFDRRDVRRLDLPFVFASAPDTGTLEAAGILSSWFGALAGYRGATFPTTVGQIPARGNAVVIMAGGARLPGVALPQPGGPTLSIVPNPNDPSGKLLLVSGRDVKELKTAATTLSVGAPTLSGPTALISELTNLKPREPYDAPNWLPNHRAVSFGELAAAQTLNVSGYTPDLIRINFRMPPDLFAWREKDIAIKLKYRYTPRPTIDKSTLNVNVNEQFLTSLPLLAADRNGGKIDQLLTRVMPDGQTPAEATLNIPLFKLPSQTQLQFHYYYDYQKQGACKDVILDNVKGAIEPDSTIDISGFSHFIAMPDLAAFSNAGFPFTRMADLSQTAVVLPDNPGPIDYGLYLALLGRMGDSTGYPATGVTVTQAQQVNSVADKDLLVLGATGSQPLVAEWAEDMPVALNGDTKRFQVSDLMSKMLTWWDSVQGNASRPARGQVAFSSAGTDAMITGFESPLAGGRSVVVISSNRPAGMTNALDALQDPDAVKKIQGSLAVIRGKQVDSLVSEPSYYAGRLNPVTHAQWFLSRHPLMLMLMGVGSALLFAIVLYLSLRARARRRLTL; encoded by the coding sequence TTGCTGTTGACCACGCCCGCCACCGTGCCGTCGGCCCTGGCCGCCGATGCCGGCCGCACCCTGCCGCCCCTGCCCGCGCCCACGACCGGCTATACCGGACCGGCTTCCGGCGCGTCCGCGTTCGGGGGGTCTGCATTCGGGGGGTCCACGAACGCCGCCGGGTCGTCCACCACGGCGTCCTTGCCGGGCGGATCGCGTACGTACAGCCTGTCGCTCAAGCAGCTGGGCGCCCTCTACCCGCTGCAGTTGCGCGGCGTGGAAGGCAGCAGCGGCGTGCCTTTCAGCATCCGTGCCGACGAGATCGTGACGGGCGCCAAGCTCAAGCTCAATTACGCGTTTTCGCCTGCCCTGATCAGCGAACTGTCGCACATCAAGGTGCTGGTCAACGATGAAGTCGCCGCGACGATCCCGGTGCCGAAAGAACAGGGCGGCGCCGCGCAGATGCGCGAGATCGCCATCCCGCCGCGCCTGATCACCGAATTCAACCGGCTCAACCTGCAGCTGGTCGGCCATTACACGATGGAATGCGAAGACCCTGCGCATTCCAGCCTGTGGGCCAATGTCAGCAACAACAGCACGCTGGAACTGACGGTATCGCCGATCAGCCTGGAAAACGACCTGTCGCTGTTGCCGCAGCCCTTCTTCGACCGGCGCGACGTGCGCCGGCTGGACCTGCCCTTCGTTTTTGCGTCGGCGCCCGACACGGGAACACTTGAAGCCGCAGGCATCCTGTCGTCATGGTTCGGCGCGCTGGCGGGTTACCGCGGCGCCACGTTCCCGACCACGGTCGGCCAGATTCCGGCACGCGGCAACGCCGTCGTGATCATGGCCGGCGGCGCGCGCCTGCCGGGCGTGGCGCTGCCGCAGCCGGGCGGCCCGACGCTGTCCATCGTGCCCAATCCGAATGACCCGTCGGGCAAGCTGCTGCTGGTCAGCGGCCGCGACGTCAAGGAATTGAAGACCGCTGCCACGACCCTGTCGGTGGGCGCGCCGACCCTGTCGGGCCCGACGGCCCTGATCAGCGAGCTGACCAACCTGAAGCCGCGCGAGCCGTACGATGCGCCCAACTGGCTGCCCAACCATCGCGCCGTCAGTTTTGGCGAGCTGGCCGCGGCCCAGACGCTGAACGTGTCGGGCTACACCCCCGACCTGATCCGCATCAACTTCCGCATGCCGCCCGATCTGTTCGCGTGGCGCGAGAAAGATATCGCGATCAAACTGAAGTACCGCTACACACCGCGCCCGACCATCGACAAGTCCACCTTGAACGTCAACGTGAACGAACAGTTCCTGACGTCGCTGCCCCTGCTGGCCGCGGACCGCAATGGCGGCAAGATCGACCAGTTGCTGACGCGCGTGATGCCCGATGGCCAGACGCCTGCCGAAGCCACCCTGAACATTCCGCTGTTCAAGCTGCCCTCGCAAACCCAGCTGCAGTTCCACTATTACTACGACTACCAGAAGCAAGGCGCCTGCAAGGACGTGATTCTGGACAACGTGAAGGGCGCGATCGAACCGGATTCGACCATCGATATCTCGGGCTTTTCGCACTTCATTGCCATGCCCGACCTGGCCGCCTTCAGCAATGCCGGCTTCCCGTTCACGCGCATGGCCGACCTGTCGCAGACGGCCGTCGTGCTGCCTGACAACCCCGGCCCGATCGACTATGGCCTGTACCTGGCGCTGCTGGGCCGCATGGGCGATTCGACCGGCTATCCGGCCACGGGCGTGACCGTGACGCAGGCGCAGCAAGTCAACAGCGTGGCCGACAAGGACCTGCTCGTGCTCGGCGCCACCGGCAGCCAGCCGCTGGTGGCGGAATGGGCCGAAGACATGCCCGTGGCGCTGAACGGCGACACCAAACGCTTCCAGGTGTCGGACCTGATGTCCAAGATGCTGACGTGGTGGGATTCCGTGCAAGGCAACGCCAGCCGCCCTGCCCGTGGCCAGGTGGCCTTCAGCAGCGCCGGGACCGATGCCATGATCACCGGCTTTGAATCGCCGCTGGCAGGCGGACGCAGCGTGGTCGTCATTTCGAGCAATCGCCCGGCCGGCATGACCAACGCCCTCGACGCATTGCAGGACCCGGATGCCGTCAAGAAGATCCAGGGCAGCCTGGCCGTGATCCGCGGCAAGCAGGTCGACAGCCTGGTGTCGGAACCGTCGTATTACGCCGGGCGCCTGAATCCGGTCACCCACGCGCAGTGGTTCCTGTCGCGCCATCCGCTGATGCTGATGCTGATGGGCGTGGGCAGTGCGCTGCTGTTTGCCATCGTGCTGTATCTGTCGCTGCGGGCCCGGGCGCGCCGCCGGTTGACGCTGTGA
- a CDS encoding cellulose synthase subunit BcsC-related outer membrane protein: MSTRHHTLAVGLLAALLHQAVWAQDDPIKVLIEQGQYWQARGNGVRAQEAWQKLLRLNPNQPDALSGMAQIELDGGRTDAARRYLDQLKRVAPASPLVARLEQSINLGSNAPQLRDARQQARAGQSAEAIASYQAALGGKAPEGPLALEYYQTLGGTPQGWDEARRGLERLARDNPSDSRIALALAQHLTYREATRRDGINQLSRLAAQPATRTEATDSWRKALAWIGTRPADVPLYESYLAVNPDDNAIKGRLDDIRKQQQESRQAAVVTTDPLRARSTSGFKALEAGDLATAETDFQAVLASRAGDSDALGGLGVLRLRQENFAEARSLLERASRSGSPARWRGALTSATYWTLVEQAAGARSAGNRDGARQLLEQAVKLDPKEPTAENALADVLADSGQFDAAEAAYRRVLALQNDNPDAIRGLVGVMAQNNKPDQALQLIERLSPTQQAQIGELGRLRAAQAVGVSKSAMQRGDDNTARLALEDALLNDPNSPWIRLDLARLYMKLGALNEARGVMDGLLISNPNMPEGLYASALLASEMKDWRGALATLDSIPPQNRTRDIATLQKRVWVHAQADMASALAQQGRGQEALATLAQVEPFAGQDPELLGAVATAYTDAGDSTRALGMIRQVMARTTRPDTGLRLQYASILLKTQQDVELAGILRQLQGAQMTTADRASFESLRLAYIVRQADSLRERGDLVSAYDTLAPVLAERPDDPQVIASLARMYAAAGDHAQAMGLYDRLLQKRPDDVDTLVAAATTATQAKEYGYAERAIDVAIARAPNNPEVLATAGRLYRAQGKTTKATQYLSAAVSVQNLAATPPGYGRQTAPAAAAGRPSNGNPFAGRNGQRAAPGLPQSMGSAAGQPAGYGAAPPYGGQPGYGGQPGYGGGQPGYGGQPSYGRQPASGAQPTYGAQQASGSQPAYGETVYGASQSNATQEPVGTQQRAGTQLAYGAQAYRAMAVPGQGARAMPVQATYGQQGQGGQQGYPQGYPQQGGAPSYPAQGGQNYGGQNYGAPQGGEAYIPPPAGAPQGYPQPGYPQQGYPQQAYPQQGYPQQAYPQQAYPQQGYPQQAYPQQGYPQQAYPQQNLPPQGYVPPGYNPYGGPQYAPPNPAGYYNEANPAPPAGGGYSPSGAPTGPAPTPATRQPAPRGTTSAANAGSGRAATANSASRNASSAGSSAASSAASSNNPARAANSARPAGNAPVYGTPAAPAPMYAQPGQGGYGAPQGGYGVPPGGYGGPQAYIPAPVNAPGQAYAQNGGYPPAPYPSGPNPNAPYFNGPSPNASGQGPNGAPQFGANPAAYAAAASLPWNSRDDAGGAGNRPRTMQDELNELRQDRTPTISVGVVGRSRQGEAGLSQLSDVQAPIEYRMPAGDGKIALRVTPVTLDAGNVSSNYNTNSRFGGGPAAALATAAGGSSNIGSQNQSGLGLGVAYESARLQADLGTTPLGFRYTDINGGVKVKGPITNEVSYTADLSRRAVTDSVLSFAGARDDRTGQTWGGVSATGGRLEVGWDDGVYGVYGYGSFHAVTGNNVVSNSRLEGGGGLYWRLAKTAGSDLTTGVNITGLGYDKNLRYFTYGHGGYFSPQEFLSVSVPVSWSQRAGKLSYQVKGSLGIQSFKEDAADYYPGDSAQQSAAQQAANDAAAFGLSSNTSATYAGQTKTGLGYNLAAAMEYQLSPQLFLGGNLAMNNASDYRQLMGGLYLRYALQPMTGPVAYPVSPYQSPFMY; encoded by the coding sequence ATGTCCACGCGCCACCACACGCTAGCAGTCGGACTGCTGGCCGCCCTGCTCCACCAGGCGGTCTGGGCTCAGGACGACCCCATCAAGGTATTGATCGAGCAAGGCCAGTACTGGCAGGCGCGCGGCAACGGCGTGCGGGCGCAGGAAGCCTGGCAGAAGCTGCTGCGCCTGAATCCGAACCAGCCTGATGCGCTGTCGGGCATGGCGCAGATCGAACTGGACGGCGGCCGCACGGACGCGGCCCGGCGCTATCTGGATCAATTGAAACGCGTGGCGCCGGCCAGCCCCTTGGTCGCGCGGCTGGAACAGAGCATCAACCTGGGCTCGAACGCGCCGCAACTGCGGGATGCGCGCCAGCAGGCGCGCGCCGGACAGTCCGCCGAAGCCATCGCCAGCTACCAGGCCGCCCTGGGCGGCAAGGCGCCCGAAGGTCCGCTGGCGCTGGAGTACTACCAGACCCTGGGCGGCACCCCGCAAGGCTGGGATGAAGCCCGCCGCGGCCTGGAACGCCTGGCCCGAGACAACCCGAGCGACAGCCGTATCGCGCTCGCGCTGGCGCAACACCTGACCTATCGCGAAGCCACGCGCCGCGACGGCATCAACCAGCTGTCTCGCCTGGCGGCGCAGCCCGCGACACGGACCGAAGCGACCGACAGCTGGCGCAAGGCGCTGGCGTGGATCGGCACGCGTCCGGCCGACGTGCCCCTGTACGAGTCGTATCTGGCCGTCAATCCAGACGACAACGCCATCAAGGGCCGGCTCGACGACATCCGCAAGCAGCAACAGGAATCGCGGCAAGCCGCGGTCGTGACGACCGATCCCCTGCGTGCGCGCAGCACGTCGGGCTTCAAGGCGCTGGAAGCCGGCGACCTGGCCACGGCCGAAACCGACTTCCAGGCCGTCCTGGCCTCGCGGGCCGGCGACTCCGACGCCCTGGGCGGCCTCGGTGTGCTGCGGCTGCGGCAGGAAAACTTTGCCGAAGCGCGGTCCTTGCTGGAACGCGCGTCGCGTAGCGGATCGCCCGCCCGGTGGCGCGGCGCGCTCACTAGCGCGACCTACTGGACCCTGGTCGAACAGGCGGCTGGCGCCCGCAGCGCCGGCAATCGCGACGGTGCGCGCCAGTTGCTGGAACAGGCCGTCAAGCTCGACCCGAAAGAACCCACGGCAGAAAACGCCCTGGCCGACGTGCTGGCCGACAGCGGCCAGTTCGACGCGGCCGAAGCCGCCTACCGGCGCGTGCTGGCCTTGCAGAACGACAACCCCGACGCCATCCGCGGATTGGTCGGCGTCATGGCGCAGAACAACAAGCCCGATCAGGCCTTGCAGTTGATCGAGCGGCTGAGCCCGACGCAGCAGGCGCAGATCGGCGAACTTGGGCGTTTGCGTGCGGCGCAAGCCGTGGGCGTGTCGAAGTCGGCCATGCAGCGCGGCGACGACAACACGGCGCGGCTCGCGCTGGAAGACGCCCTCCTCAACGATCCGAACAGCCCCTGGATCCGCCTGGATCTGGCCCGCCTGTACATGAAGCTGGGCGCGTTGAATGAAGCGCGCGGCGTCATGGACGGCCTGCTGATTTCCAATCCGAACATGCCCGAAGGGCTGTATGCCAGCGCCCTGCTGGCCTCGGAAATGAAGGACTGGCGCGGTGCGTTGGCCACCCTGGACAGCATCCCGCCACAGAACCGTACCCGTGACATTGCCACGCTGCAGAAGCGGGTGTGGGTGCACGCTCAGGCGGACATGGCGTCGGCGCTGGCGCAGCAAGGTCGCGGGCAGGAAGCCCTGGCCACGCTGGCGCAGGTCGAGCCCTTTGCCGGCCAGGATCCGGAACTGCTGGGCGCGGTCGCAACGGCCTACACCGATGCCGGCGATTCCACCCGCGCACTGGGCATGATCCGGCAGGTCATGGCGCGCACGACGCGGCCTGACACCGGCCTGCGCCTGCAGTACGCATCGATCCTGCTTAAGACGCAGCAGGATGTGGAACTGGCAGGCATCCTGCGGCAATTGCAGGGCGCGCAAATGACGACGGCGGATCGCGCGTCGTTCGAATCCTTGCGGCTGGCCTACATCGTGCGGCAGGCGGACAGCCTGCGCGAACGCGGTGACCTGGTCAGCGCCTACGACACGCTCGCGCCCGTGCTGGCCGAGCGCCCCGATGATCCGCAAGTGATCGCCTCGCTGGCACGCATGTACGCCGCGGCGGGCGATCACGCGCAGGCGATGGGCCTGTACGACCGATTGCTGCAGAAACGTCCGGACGACGTCGACACCCTGGTCGCCGCGGCGACCACGGCCACCCAGGCCAAGGAATACGGCTACGCCGAGCGGGCCATCGACGTCGCGATCGCCCGCGCGCCCAACAATCCCGAGGTGCTCGCCACCGCCGGACGCCTGTACCGGGCCCAAGGCAAAACCACGAAGGCGACGCAGTACCTGAGCGCCGCCGTCAGCGTGCAGAACCTGGCCGCGACTCCGCCAGGCTATGGCCGCCAGACCGCACCGGCTGCGGCCGCGGGCCGGCCGTCCAACGGCAACCCGTTCGCGGGCCGCAACGGGCAACGCGCCGCGCCGGGGCTGCCGCAGTCCATGGGATCGGCGGCAGGACAGCCGGCGGGGTACGGCGCCGCGCCGCCTTATGGCGGACAGCCTGGGTACGGTGGGCAGCCTGGGTATGGTGGTGGACAGCCTGGCTACGGTGGACAACCGTCCTATGGTCGGCAGCCGGCATCCGGGGCGCAGCCAACGTATGGCGCACAGCAAGCCTCCGGTTCGCAACCGGCGTATGGCGAGACGGTGTACGGCGCGTCCCAATCGAATGCCACGCAGGAACCCGTGGGCACGCAGCAGCGGGCCGGCACGCAACTGGCCTATGGCGCGCAGGCCTACCGTGCCATGGCGGTGCCCGGACAAGGCGCGCGCGCCATGCCGGTGCAGGCCACCTATGGACAGCAAGGCCAGGGCGGCCAGCAGGGGTATCCTCAGGGCTACCCGCAGCAAGGCGGCGCGCCCTCCTATCCCGCCCAAGGCGGACAGAATTACGGTGGGCAAAATTACGGCGCGCCGCAGGGTGGCGAGGCGTACATTCCCCCGCCCGCCGGTGCCCCGCAGGGTTATCCGCAACCGGGGTATCCGCAGCAAGGCTACCCGCAGCAGGCGTACCCTCAACAGGGCTACCCGCAGCAGGCTTACCCGCAGCAAGCGTACCCTCAGCAAGGCTACCCGCAGCAGGCCTATCCTCAGCAGGGCTACCCTCAGCAAGCCTACCCGCAGCAGAACCTTCCCCCGCAAGGCTACGTGCCGCCCGGCTACAACCCTTACGGCGGGCCGCAATACGCACCGCCCAACCCGGCGGGCTATTACAACGAGGCCAACCCGGCGCCGCCCGCGGGCGGTGGCTACTCCCCGTCCGGCGCGCCGACGGGGCCGGCGCCCACGCCCGCCACGCGGCAACCCGCGCCGCGAGGCACGACATCAGCCGCCAATGCCGGCAGCGGCCGCGCAGCAACGGCCAACTCGGCGTCGCGCAATGCGTCATCGGCGGGGTCATCGGCGGCATCATCGGCGGCGTCATCAAACAACCCGGCCCGCGCCGCCAACTCCGCACGCCCGGCCGGCAACGCGCCGGTCTACGGCACCCCCGCCGCGCCCGCACCCATGTATGCGCAGCCGGGCCAAGGTGGCTACGGCGCACCGCAAGGGGGCTATGGAGTTCCGCCGGGGGGCTATGGCGGCCCGCAGGCCTATATTCCCGCCCCGGTGAATGCGCCTGGCCAGGCCTACGCGCAGAACGGTGGCTACCCGCCGGCGCCCTACCCGAGCGGTCCTAACCCGAACGCGCCCTACTTCAACGGTCCTTCGCCCAACGCCTCCGGCCAGGGGCCCAATGGCGCACCGCAGTTCGGCGCGAATCCTGCGGCGTACGCCGCCGCGGCATCGCTGCCCTGGAATTCTCGTGACGACGCCGGGGGCGCAGGCAACCGCCCGCGCACGATGCAGGACGAATTGAACGAACTGCGCCAGGATCGCACGCCCACGATTTCGGTCGGCGTCGTCGGCCGTTCACGTCAGGGCGAAGCGGGCCTCAGCCAGCTCAGCGACGTGCAGGCGCCGATCGAATACCGCATGCCCGCTGGGGACGGCAAAATCGCGCTGCGTGTGACGCCGGTCACGCTGGATGCTGGCAACGTCTCCAGCAACTACAACACCAACAGCCGCTTCGGCGGCGGCCCGGCGGCCGCCCTGGCCACGGCGGCGGGCGGCTCGTCCAACATCGGATCGCAGAACCAGTCCGGCCTCGGCCTGGGCGTAGCCTATGAAAGCGCCCGCCTGCAGGCCGACCTGGGCACGACGCCACTCGGCTTTCGCTACACCGACATCAACGGCGGCGTGAAGGTCAAGGGTCCGATCACCAATGAAGTGTCCTACACGGCCGACCTGTCGCGCCGGGCCGTGACCGACAGCGTGCTGTCATTTGCCGGCGCCCGCGACGATCGCACCGGCCAGACCTGGGGCGGCGTGTCGGCCACCGGCGGCCGGCTGGAAGTGGGTTGGGACGACGGCGTCTACGGCGTCTACGGCTACGGATCCTTCCATGCCGTGACCGGTAATAACGTGGTGTCGAACAGCCGGCTGGAAGGCGGCGGCGGCCTGTACTGGCGCCTGGCCAAGACGGCGGGTTCCGATCTGACCACCGGGGTCAACATCACCGGCCTGGGCTACGACAAGAACCTGCGTTACTTCACGTACGGCCATGGCGGCTACTTCAGCCCGCAGGAATTCCTGTCGGTCAGCGTGCCTGTGTCGTGGTCGCAGCGCGCAGGCAAGCTGTCGTACCAGGTCAAGGGTTCGCTGGGGATCCAGTCGTTCAAGGAAGACGCCGCCGACTACTACCCGGGTGATTCCGCGCAACAGTCCGCCGCGCAACAAGCCGCCAACGATGCGGCCGCCTTCGGCCTGAGCAGCAACACCAGCGCTACCTATGCCGGGCAGACCAAGACCGGTCTGGGCTACAACCTGGCGGCCGCGATGGAATACCAGTTGTCGCCGCAACTGTTCCTGGGCGGGAACCTGGCCATGAACAACGCCAGCGACTACCGCCAGCTGATGGGCGGCCTGTATCTGCGCTACGCCCTGCAACCCATGACGGGTCCGGTCGCCTACCCGGTCAGCCCATATCAGTCGCCGTTCATGTATTGA
- the bcsA gene encoding UDP-forming cellulose synthase catalytic subunit — protein sequence MTPSPSPTGRPAAPATASGSTASGSTASGLTGLASRLLESPLWDHAVVRILTLLMATALVLLVITVPLTLTQQLLFAAASFAVAMLLSKTEGRLPTLIMIVLSVSASMRYMYWRVTDTLGFETLVDTFFGFGLLAAEMYALIVLLLGYFQTAWPLQRKPIAMSTPPEEWPEVDVFIPTYNEPLDVVKQTVFTAMGLDWPTEKLKVYVLDDGRRPEFRAFCEDVGIGYVTRDNNRHAKAGNINEALKVTSAEYVAIFDCDHVPTRSFMQICMGWFLKDPKLAMLQTPHFFFSPDPFEKNLDTFRHIPNEGELFYGLVQDGNDLWNATFFCGSCALIRRKPLEEVGGIAIETVTEDAHTALKLNRLGYNTAYLAIPQAAGLATESLSGHIGQRIRWARGMAQICRLDNPLFGPGLKLGQRLCYLNAMLHFFYGLPRLIFLTAPLAYLIFGAHVFESSALMIAVYAMPHLMHASVTNSRMQGRFRHSFWNEVYESVLAWYILRPVLVAFINPKLGKFNVTAKGGVIDEAYFDWTIARPYIILMLANLIGFVVGIGMLIFGTNDEAITVMINLFWTVYNVGITSAAIAVASETRQVRASPRVAANLRAGLRFTNGKTLSCETEDFSQTGLGLRIPADVDVPIGQQVLVSIFRNNDEGVFPATVAFRNGEHLGVRFHELNTQQQVELAQLTFARADNWASGWGQGDRDTPLTALRGVMRVGVRGFGMFFKHLYSMAKTPRSARKAAQPKLDTGD from the coding sequence GTGACGCCCTCCCCGTCCCCCACCGGCCGGCCCGCTGCGCCCGCCACCGCATCAGGCTCCACTGCATCAGGTTCCACTGCATCGGGCCTGACCGGCCTGGCGTCGCGGCTGCTGGAATCCCCGCTGTGGGACCACGCCGTCGTGCGGATCCTGACCCTGCTGATGGCCACCGCCCTGGTGCTGCTGGTCATTACCGTGCCGCTGACGCTGACGCAGCAACTGCTGTTTGCCGCGGCAAGCTTTGCGGTGGCGATGCTGCTGAGCAAGACCGAAGGCCGGCTGCCCACGCTGATCATGATCGTGCTGTCGGTGTCCGCATCGATGCGCTACATGTACTGGCGCGTGACGGACACGCTGGGCTTCGAAACGCTGGTCGACACCTTCTTCGGTTTTGGCCTGCTGGCCGCCGAAATGTATGCGCTGATCGTGCTGCTGCTGGGCTACTTCCAGACCGCGTGGCCGCTGCAGCGCAAGCCGATTGCCATGTCGACGCCGCCCGAAGAATGGCCCGAAGTCGACGTGTTCATCCCGACCTACAACGAACCGCTGGACGTGGTGAAGCAGACCGTGTTCACCGCCATGGGTCTGGACTGGCCGACCGAAAAGCTCAAGGTCTATGTGCTGGACGACGGGCGCCGTCCGGAATTTCGCGCCTTCTGTGAAGACGTCGGCATCGGCTACGTGACGCGCGACAACAACCGTCACGCCAAGGCTGGCAACATCAACGAAGCGCTCAAGGTCACCAGCGCCGAATACGTGGCGATCTTCGATTGCGATCACGTGCCGACGCGGTCCTTCATGCAGATCTGCATGGGCTGGTTCCTGAAGGACCCCAAGCTCGCGATGCTGCAGACGCCGCACTTCTTCTTTTCGCCCGACCCGTTCGAAAAGAACCTGGACACCTTCCGCCACATCCCCAACGAAGGTGAACTCTTCTACGGTCTGGTGCAAGACGGCAATGACCTCTGGAACGCCACCTTCTTTTGCGGATCGTGCGCACTGATCCGCCGCAAGCCGCTTGAAGAAGTCGGCGGCATCGCGATCGAAACCGTGACCGAAGACGCGCACACCGCGCTCAAGCTGAACCGCCTTGGCTACAACACCGCCTACCTGGCGATCCCGCAGGCCGCGGGGCTGGCCACCGAAAGCCTGTCGGGGCATATCGGCCAGCGGATTCGCTGGGCACGCGGCATGGCGCAGATCTGCCGTCTGGACAACCCCCTGTTCGGACCGGGCCTGAAGCTGGGCCAGCGTCTGTGCTACCTGAACGCCATGCTGCACTTTTTCTATGGCCTGCCGCGGCTGATCTTCCTGACCGCGCCGCTGGCCTACCTGATCTTTGGCGCGCACGTGTTCGAATCGTCGGCGCTCATGATCGCGGTGTACGCCATGCCGCACCTGATGCACGCCAGCGTGACCAATTCGCGGATGCAAGGACGCTTTCGCCATTCGTTCTGGAACGAGGTGTACGAGTCGGTGCTGGCCTGGTACATCCTGCGGCCGGTGCTGGTGGCCTTCATCAACCCCAAGCTCGGCAAGTTCAACGTCACGGCCAAGGGCGGCGTGATCGACGAAGCCTACTTCGACTGGACCATCGCGCGGCCCTACATCATCCTGATGCTGGCCAACCTGATCGGCTTCGTGGTCGGCATCGGCATGCTGATCTTCGGCACGAATGACGAAGCCATCACGGTAATGATCAACCTGTTCTGGACCGTCTACAACGTCGGCATCACCAGCGCCGCCATCGCGGTCGCCAGCGAGACGCGCCAGGTGCGCGCCAGCCCCCGCGTGGCCGCCAACCTGCGTGCCGGCCTGCGCTTCACCAACGGCAAGACGCTGTCGTGCGAAACCGAAGACTTTTCGCAGACCGGCCTGGGCCTGCGCATCCCGGCGGATGTGGACGTGCCCATCGGCCAGCAAGTGCTGGTCTCCATTTTCCGCAATAACGATGAAGGCGTGTTCCCGGCCACTGTGGCGTTCCGCAACGGCGAGCACCTGGGCGTGCGCTTTCATGAATTGAACACGCAGCAGCAGGTGGAATTGGCGCAGCTGACATTTGCGCGCGCCGACAACTGGGCCAGCGGCTGGGGCCAGGGCGATCGGGATACCCCGCTGACGGCACTGCGCGGCGTGATGCGCGTGGGCGTGCGCGGCTTCGGCATGTTCTTCAAACACCTATACAGCATGGCCAAGACGCCACGTTCGGCGCGCAAGGCAGCGCAACCCAAACTCGACACGGGGGATTGA
- a CDS encoding endoglucanase: protein MRHLLARAALAATALGLSWTAQAAGAPASAAPGQDNGGSLPAASCTTPWPMYQTFLDRFLQADGRVIDPSVPQMHTTSEGQSYGMMFALVANDPATFERLWRWSVANLAGGDIASRLPAWQWGLKPDGTWGVLDPNAASDADLWYAYALLEAGRVWKRDDYLRDARTLMTRVAREEVADLPGLGKMLLPGPMGFQRGGPTGAAPNGAGSNGAGSNGNGSNGTGPAGAGGPNHGAAGMAAASPILWRLNPSYMPVPVLRRLAAEDRQGPWTAIATATAKLVAQSSPKGYVPDWVAYTATPGMPPDTPAGAVVVDPDKGDVGSYDAIRTYLWAGMTPPADPLAGPMLRALAGMTAGTLPSGVPPESARALTGAVQGSGPVGFSAALLPYFTANGQTRLLAAQRDRVQAQFFNSTLPPQAMPRYYDYVLGLFGTGWAEQRYRFLTTGKIQLRWENACPRATTR, encoded by the coding sequence ATGCGGCATCTTCTGGCCCGTGCCGCCCTGGCGGCCACCGCGCTGGGCCTGTCCTGGACAGCGCAGGCCGCGGGTGCGCCTGCGTCCGCGGCACCGGGTCAGGACAACGGCGGCAGCCTGCCCGCCGCGTCATGCACGACGCCGTGGCCCATGTACCAGACCTTCCTGGACCGCTTCCTGCAGGCCGATGGCCGCGTGATCGACCCCAGCGTGCCGCAGATGCACACCACGTCCGAAGGCCAGTCCTACGGCATGATGTTCGCGCTGGTGGCCAACGACCCGGCCACCTTCGAGCGCCTGTGGCGCTGGAGCGTGGCGAACCTGGCGGGCGGCGATATCGCCAGCCGGCTGCCCGCGTGGCAGTGGGGGCTCAAGCCCGACGGCACCTGGGGCGTGCTGGATCCGAACGCCGCGTCGGACGCCGACCTTTGGTATGCGTATGCCCTGCTCGAAGCGGGCCGCGTCTGGAAGCGTGACGACTACCTGCGCGATGCCCGGACATTGATGACGCGTGTCGCGCGCGAAGAAGTGGCCGATCTGCCCGGTCTGGGCAAGATGCTGCTGCCGGGCCCGATGGGGTTCCAGCGCGGCGGGCCGACTGGGGCGGCACCGAATGGGGCGGGATCAAATGGGGCGGGATCTAACGGGAATGGATCGAACGGGACCGGACCCGCTGGGGCCGGCGGTCCGAACCACGGCGCGGCGGGCATGGCGGCGGCGTCCCCCATCCTGTGGCGCCTGAATCCCAGCTATATGCCGGTGCCGGTGCTGCGACGGCTGGCGGCCGAAGACCGCCAAGGCCCGTGGACCGCGATCGCCACGGCCACCGCCAAGCTGGTGGCGCAGTCATCTCCCAAGGGCTACGTGCCTGACTGGGTTGCCTATACGGCCACACCCGGCATGCCCCCGGACACCCCTGCCGGCGCGGTCGTCGTCGATCCCGACAAGGGTGACGTGGGCAGCTACGACGCCATCCGAACGTATCTGTGGGCGGGCATGACGCCGCCGGCCGATCCCCTGGCCGGACCGATGCTGCGCGCGCTGGCCGGCATGACCGCCGGTACCCTGCCCTCGGGCGTGCCGCCGGAATCCGCGCGCGCGCTGACGGGCGCGGTGCAAGGCAGCGGTCCGGTCGGATTTTCCGCGGCGCTGCTGCCCTACTTCACAGCCAACGGCCAGACCCGGCTGCTGGCCGCGCAACGTGACCGCGTCCAGGCGCAATTCTTCAATTCCACGCTGCCGCCCCAGGCGATGCCGCGCTACTACGACTATGTTCTCGGTCTGTTCGGAACGGGTTGGGCGGAACAACGCTACCGCTTCCTGACCACCGGGAAAATCCAATTACGCTGGGAGAACGCATGTCCACGCGCCACCACACGCTAG